A single Halarcobacter anaerophilus DNA region contains:
- a CDS encoding putative quinol monooxygenase encodes MSKITIVAKIKIKKEFTQDVYPLLVNLHKTTHNNDFGCIQYDLHKDLNDENCFTFIETWENSQFLDIHMKKEHFQVFIKNTKNKLENLEITKLEKI; translated from the coding sequence ATGTCAAAAATAACAATCGTAGCAAAAATTAAAATTAAAAAAGAGTTTACACAAGATGTATATCCTTTATTAGTAAATTTACATAAAACTACCCATAATAATGATTTTGGTTGTATTCAATATGATCTTCACAAAGATTTAAATGATGAAAATTGTTTTACTTTTATTGAAACATGGGAGAATAGTCAATTTTTAGATATACATATGAAAAAAGAACATTTTCAAGTATTTATAAAAAATACAAAAAACAAATTGGAAAACTTAGAAATTACTAAATTAGAGAAAATATAA
- a CDS encoding NAD(P)H-dependent oxidoreductase produces the protein MKKDFMEAMDFRHACKVFDDTKKILDEDINYILEAGRKSPSSFGQEGWKFLVITNEDLKAKIKPYCWNQQQITTSSHLIIILAAIENLKPESGIPAKRFRRREMPQDKREFYDNLYKNHLIVTKVLESDENIYAWSSKQTYIAAANMMTAAAIKGIDSCPIEGFEKENIEKLLGLDTSKFQLSLILPFGYRLNPQSEHFRLPFKNVVEFIK, from the coding sequence ATGAAAAAAGATTTTATGGAAGCAATGGATTTTCGACATGCGTGTAAAGTTTTTGATGACACGAAAAAGATATTAGATGAAGATATAAATTATATTTTAGAAGCAGGAAGAAAAAGTCCAAGTTCCTTTGGTCAGGAGGGATGGAAATTTTTAGTAATAACAAATGAGGATTTAAAAGCAAAAATTAAACCATATTGTTGGAATCAGCAACAAATTACAACTTCTTCACATTTAATTATTATTTTAGCAGCTATAGAAAATTTAAAGCCTGAAAGTGGAATTCCTGCTAAAAGATTTAGAAGACGTGAAATGCCCCAAGATAAAAGAGAATTTTACGACAATCTCTATAAAAATCATTTAATAGTTACAAAAGTACTTGAAAGTGATGAGAATATTTACGCATGGAGTTCGAAACAAACTTATATAGCCGCAGCAAATATGATGACAGCTGCAGCTATAAAAGGTATAGATTCTTGTCCTATTGAAGGATTTGAAAAAGAAAATATTGAAAAATTACTTGGATTAGATACATCAAAATTTCAATTGTCATTAATCCTTCCTTTTGGATATAGGTTAAATCCTCAATCAGAACACTTTAGACTACCTTTTAAAAATGTAGTTGAGTTTATAAAATAA
- a CDS encoding NAD(P)H-dependent oxidoreductase, with translation MKKALIINAYETYKGIGEGKLNKNLCQIAEKTLIKKGYQVKTTILEDEYVLEDELKKNIEADIIFVQFPVYWFSAPALYKKYIDEVYGFGYANGFLCQGDGRTRRDLNKKYGSGGLKNGAKYMLSSTWNAPKEAFNNKNQFFDDKSVDEVLISIHKTYQFFGMQALPSFSIYNIFKDNTIENDVKQFEEHIENIF, from the coding sequence ATGAAAAAAGCGTTAATAATAAATGCATATGAAACTTACAAAGGGATAGGAGAAGGTAAACTAAATAAAAATCTTTGTCAAATAGCTGAAAAAACTTTAATTAAAAAAGGATATCAAGTTAAAACTACAATACTTGAAGATGAGTATGTTTTAGAGGATGAATTAAAAAAGAATATTGAAGCAGATATTATTTTTGTTCAATTCCCAGTTTATTGGTTTAGTGCACCTGCATTATATAAAAAATATATTGATGAAGTATATGGGTTTGGATATGCTAATGGTTTTCTTTGTCAAGGTGATGGTAGAACACGAAGAGACTTAAATAAAAAATATGGTTCAGGTGGATTGAAAAATGGTGCTAAATATATGCTTTCTTCAACATGGAATGCTCCAAAAGAAGCATTTAACAATAAAAATCAATTTTTTGATGACAAAAGTGTTGATGAAGTATTAATATCAATACATAAAACTTATCAATTTTTTGGAATGCAAGCACTTCCTTCCTTTAGTATTTATAATATATTTAAAGATAATACTATTGAAAATGATGTGAAGCAGTTTGAAGAGCATATTGAAAATATATTTTAA